Below is a window of Humulus lupulus chromosome 2, drHumLupu1.1, whole genome shotgun sequence DNA.
TATGACGGTATTCAGTGTAATTATTTAGGatatcctacaaatttttaggaaattctAAATTATTTCAGATGCTGAAATAAGAATTGAAATAATATGTCGTACAtacttacaaaaataaaataagcacGTGTGCAACAGATTGTTTAAACTATGATTTTGGTACattaaataatttagaatttcCTGAAAAGTTGCAAGATATCCTAAATAACTACAACGAATACTGTCATATAACAAAATTAAATGTTATAACTTCTTCGCGTGCCAAAACATAGAGGAATGCATCTGTGCATTTTATTAGGGGGGCTGCACTAatgaattgtcctatatatatatatattgagtacGACTACAATGGTGCACACTTTTATGCACTATCATGGTGATTCGTATATTTTTACATACGTAGAACTTATTTTTTTACATGATAATATTCATAATAATCACAATAAACCTCCTAcaatttttcaagaaaatttgaataatttaagGTGTCGAAAATAAGGTCTAAAATAATATATGCATGAATGACAATGCTGAAAGTTTAAAACCCTATTTCAGCATCCtaaattattcaaattttcttaaaaatttgcaggagGTTTGCTGTGACTACAATGAACATCCTTATGAAGTAGTGCATAAAATGCATACACCATTGTAGTTGTGCCCAtgtgtacttttttttttttacgaaaTACACCATTTGTTTTGTAATTTTTCCAAATGATTAATTCttgtattttattaaatcatgACAAAAGcatttttcaaaagaaaaaaagtcACAATCTAGTTATTATACAAATTATAATATAAATGACttaatcaataatatttaaatttgtaaaataGAATAGTGAGACCATAACTATATTGACCGAAATGAAATTATACCTTTAGAGAATTCGTATGTATTTTAAGGTGTCCAATATCTTATGACATGTTATATTGTTATTGGTACAATTTAATATTTAGTCTCACATATTtcaatttaaattcatatatgcAGGATTAGATATTAATTGATTTGCACTTATCATAATATGTCATATTATATGATGTTGGACACTATACGGTGCCTTATATCAATGCTCCTACTTTTAGTATGAAATGGTGACAAATTAACCAACTTAAATTCACATTTTTTTGTTACACAAACCGtcgtggatgcatactaatattcttatattaatttttttttatagtgagGAGAACTGGAATCACAATCTAACCTATCTATTATATCATTAAGAGAAATTGCAATGAAGTCAATAAATATAACAGATCATTATACCAAATTGGTGTAAAATGTGACTTTTGCTATCAAAGAAATACTCAGTGATAAGTGTAATATTTTCCGACTACTCATTGATTTTAGccacctaaaaaattacttaGCAACTTGAGTGCAATCTTTTAGATTACTTATTAATTTTCACTACAAAATTTCCTATAATTAATGCAATTACAAACACTTCAcctaaaatgaattttttttccatACCTACCATCTCTAAATCGTGTAACATAATTAGCTTGAGGTGGTGCCTAATTTATTTGAATGGAAAAAATATATGATGCCCCACCCTATTATGCCATCTTACAATACCTcaattaatacatatatatatatatataaactttaaaataaaataattttatcatTACTAAATACATGGGAAATTCTATGGTAGATGAGTCCTATGTAGTGGATAAATTATAATCCTAATTGTTTTATATGATGATATATATTGTAGTCACAACGAACCTACAACacatttttataaaaaatctGGATAATTTATTGAGCCATAATCAAGGTTCAAACAAGCTGTTTCACGAGTGCACAGAAAAAAGAATTAGGCATGCGTACCACATGttgtttgaactttattttcaacaCAATAAATTATTATGAATTTCTTAAAAAATGTATATGGATTCGTTGTGACTAAAAATAACAGTAAAAAGATATTGTaatgttttatttttctaaaaattctgGATGATTTATTGAGTCATAATCAAGGTTCAAACAGTATGTTTCATGAGTACACAGATAAGAGAATTTGAATTTTATCtctaatttgaattttttgtacACAAGAATTAACTTTGTATtgctttttaattaaaaaaaaaacctaaatttaaaaatcatcattttttccATGCTAATTAATGCCTATAACATAACATTTTCTTACTACTTATATAGCTCAatggccatctctaaatcgtGTAGCAGCTAGAAAGGACAACATTTTTCCATAGTCAAGAGCCAATTGAAACTCTTTacataaaacatttttttttccatGCATATTTATTGCATCTAACATCTAACATCCAATATAAATATATAGCTATATTGTATTCACTGCTCACCATCAAAACTCCATTTCTCTTTCATTTCTTTCATCATATTAACACAAACACTCAAATAATGGCAACTTTCCAGAGTGGAAGCTCCAACGCCGCCGCCAAGGAGGTGGCGGTTCACATTGAGTCAAAGACTGGCATTGCTTTTCCGGTTAAATTAAACGATGGCAAAAGCTTGAACTGTGTTGGCTTGAACAAGAAATCTATACTTGGCCTGAACATTAAGGTTTATGGCTTTGGTATGTATTCCTTTTCTATGTTCATTCTTATTAGGAACATTTGCGGTAAAAGTGTCTAAACTTTGTTTTTACTTGTAgttaaatatcatttttttcggtgaaaattaaaaaaacattaaaattagTTTCTCCATTTTTGAATCTTGTAggaattttaaaatgaaaaacatacttaaaatttattttaaatataaaaaatattttagttgattttaaaattaaaaccaaaattttatattaaaatatattttatttattttaaaaaacaaaatgcctatagtaattttaaaatataaaaaataaaaatatattttaaaatattttaattgatttaaaaataaaaaatatatgaaaaatctattttaattaaaataagaaaaaaacaaaagaaaagaagagaatagAGGAATATGCCGAAGGAACATATCTTGTGGGATGAAGAAGAGGGACAAGGACGAAgggaaaaaaattagttttaattttaaaatccattaatttttttttatatttcaaaatgaattttaattattttaatatttttgtaatttttactaAAATTAGTTTTGCTATTTAACTGTAAAGAAACACACCGTTTATGTATTTTTACTGCAAAAAAAGTTAGATTTAACAGTTAGTACTCACAATAATgcaagaaaaaattattttttggtacttttattgccaaaaaaaaattatggcaTTTAAgtataaaaaaagtaaaaatttaaGTACAACtgcaaaattttctttttattcatattGTTTAGTTAAAAAGATAGATATCAACATCTATGAGAATCAAAGTTAGGATTTACAATGAAGGAAAactattttatgtatttttttaaatataggaGACGCAATatactatttttctaaattttgaagatttttcttaataaaaaaattatacaataaaaaattaaatagaaattaaataaaGAAGGGGGCTTAGGCCCGTGGAACTCAtcacttatttatttatatattttagtgattaaGACCATTTTTAATGCAACATGtaaattttgtgccaaatttgacacaaaaaataagtcaatgtTATATTTGactcaatatttataattgtacTCCAATCCATAAgatacaaattaattaaaaaagtcaacaattcatttaatatttattgataatatacaaaaattatttttttaattttatattgtaaaataagtgaataaaaaaaGTAATATGTTTAGTAATTAATTgtcaattaataaattagtgaCAATATAGTAAATAAAACAATGACATTTGctgttgtgccaaatttgactcGTACTATATCTTGTGCCAAATTTAGCATaacttttagcatgtgccaaatttAACATATTTTTTAGGACACCATTGGAATGATATTTTTGCTAAAATATGCTAAATATAATAATACATCACATTTTTGATACTCCATTGGTGATGCTCTATCATCACTCATATCATTTAAAATAACTTACCAAAacattattttttctattttacttcCAACTTTTATATTACACCATACACGAACTTCCTTATTTTTttatctatatcatttaaatattatatattataatatttttttatttatttcaaatattttttcttGCTATCAATAATATTTCTACATCTTTTAATGTATACAATATCTACCAAtatataatatcatataaatatatcttGTTTTTAATCAAAATTATTCATATATTTTCTCTAATTATcaatattacaaaaaatataaatatattatatataaaatatatgttttatgtgtggtgtaaattcaaataaaaaaacaacagtaaaaaaatattgtaatattttattttatacaaaTATATGGTAGAGAAAGAATATATATATGGtagaatatgtatatatattaggaTTATTAGTGGTAAAAATTCATGATTTTTTGATATAGTATCATTTAagttcttagtttttttttaagacaaaagtCTCTGATTTTTTGATATAATAGCATTTAAGTCCCTAATTTTTTTAAGGTAAAAGTTGTTTACGTTAACATATTGATGCACATGTTTCCTAAAGACTCATTAATTATTAGTTCTTAGATTAAAATTATTTGATTGGTGCGAGTAAGAATTAGTACAATAAtacaattttaatttaattaataaataaaaaaatattttagtaaaTATGTAAACATGTGTTaatgaataaaattttattttagtaattttaagtaatatatattttttcctttaaaaaatgtaatatatatttttaattcattatttaaattaatttacattttttattaattaaatacaattttatttgacttttacaattttaaaatcaattaaaataattaatgagtCTTTAGGGAATATGTGAACCAATATGTTAATGTAAGTGATTTTTGCCTTAACAAAAAGATTATGTAGTTAAATGCTACTATATCAAAAAACCAGAGACATTTGCCTTTGTAAAAAATAATAGAGACTTAAATGCTACTATATTAAAAGATCATCTCTTTATATCACAATGAAAAGAgagagaacaaaaatattatttagaaCATATTCAATAAATGTGGAGCATCAATAGTAGATAGAGGTAAAATTTTGGTATTTTAAAGCATATGATGgaactggttttttttttttttaagttttgagatatattttatttgtttagcTATTATAGCTCATCTAGTGTGAAAGCTCTAAGATGTTTATACAAATAAGCAAACATTATggtgataaaaaaaatcaatttaataaCATCTAAATGATGATATGGTAggaaatgaaaatgttataggcCAAATACTTTGGCATTGTTCATTATTTTTCTACAAAGATATATATACAAAAGGAATTATACTGTTAGTTTGTTGGCTTCCAAAAACATTTATATgtcaaatcaaataatacatacaTACCATCATATAGAGCTTGACTGAAATCTAACCAATACTTTATATGATCCATTCTTGGACTTGCAGCGTTGTATGCAGATAATGAGAAGTTGAAAAGTCTTTTGAAGTTAAAAATAGGAAAATCCCCAGCAAAACCAACAGAGGAGATGTATCAGTTGGCAATCGATGGTGATTTTGGTATGACTATCAAAATAGTAACTGTCTTTTCTGGCCTGAAAGTGAGCATGGTCAAAAAGAACTTCAGTGAAGCTGTGGTAGAATCTATAATGAAACTCACTGGTGGCCAAAAGAATGAGGACCTTGCAAACAAGTACAAAGCTTCTACTTtctacaacttttttttttaaacattctTGTCTATACAAACTTCATTGTTTTGGGCTTTTCTTATAGAATTTTAGGTTCTGCATCTGATAAAATCAAGTTGGCAACTGGTTCTGAATTGGAGATATCTAAACTACAAGGATATGTTCTTGAAACAAAAGGTTAGACTACAAAAACAGCAGTAGTGTACGTAGTTTGACTGTTTTATCATTGTCGAGCTAGTTAACAGAAAACTAATGTTACAAGTTTTGATGGGTGCAGTGAATGGAGAGCTTGTAAGCAGGGTTGAGAGTGAACTTCTTTGCAGAGCCTATTTTCGAATGTATCTAGGAGAGGATACGATGGAGTGTGACAAGGAATCGAGAGAGATGTTCGGACAGTCCATGCTTTCTCTCTTCTAAGAGATTGGAGAAACAGTTTCAATCAATAAGATTCAAGTCTGCACTACTTATTAGGAACAAAGCTACTTACTTATTCAATAAGAATGGAGACAATGAGaatgttttttcttctttctgtCATAGATTCCAAGTGTGTTTTATGCTTCACATACTTAGTTTAAGCATACAATCCGAGGAGCTCATTTCATACAAACAAACAGCAGTTAGTGCATTACTGAAAATACAAGAAGCAAAGCTCTTCTTTTGTCTTGAATTTTTACACTCTTaccatataaaaaatatatacatacatagaTTGGTAACTTTGTTGCCAAAAACAAATGGAACCCATATCGATTCTCTTCAAAAATATGATAATTCAACAACTATTTGGCTCATCTAATTAAGCAAAACTTTGAAGCCAATTGCATCTCAGCACAAGAGGCCAATAAATTATAGGTATAAAAATAAGCAAAATAAATCAAAAGGAAGAATAGTAAGATATGAGGGAGTAAGTAATTAATTACGTTTCGTTAAGCATTCTGAGATGCCCACCTGCCAACCACACTTTCATCTGTATTtcactgaaaataaataaattaattaaaattaattcatATTAAAGAAACTCAATTTAATTAAGAAATATTATTGTAGGGGAAATATTTTCCTAAATGACATGGCAAGTGAAATAATAGATTTGCACCGTGCAGTATGACAAACAGAGCTCGTACTCTTAATGAATGAATGAAGAGCTCAAAGCTTTGTATGAATGAACTTAGAGCTCATAGCTCTTAATAAATGAATGATATTAGGAAAAAGAGTCTGTTTTTATTATTTCTCAAGAAGTATCTTACAAGAGGAAAAACCCAGCCTTTTATAATAGGCTAACTAAGATAAGTTTAGGACCAAATCTGTTGTAACAGATTAGATACAAAGTTGTTATATTAACTAACTAATACaaatataatcataactctaaaaaCTCCCCCTCAAGGTGAAGTGTAGAGATTTTTGATACTCATCTTGGATAATAATTCTTTGAATTGAGCTGGAAACAGTGATTTCGTGAGTAGATCAGTAAGGTTACTTTTGGATGGAACATGAATGAGCTTGATGGAGCCATTGTGAACTTTCTCTCTAACAATATGACAGTCAATTTCAACATGCTTCGTACGTTCATGAAAAACCGCATTTTTGGAGATGTGAATGGCAACATTATTGTCACAGAAGAGAAGAGCTGGTTGTTTGTGATGGATGCCGAAATCTTGGAGAATAGCAAGTAACCAAGTAAGCTCACATGTTGCGTTAGCCATGGCTCTGTATTCTGCTTCAGCTGAGGATCAAGACACTGTAATTTGTTTTTTTGATTTCCATGAAATAAGAGATTTACCAAGAAATATGCAGTAGCCTGTGACATACCTTCTAGTGTCTAAACAAGAATCCCAGTCAGCATCTAAAAAAACTTACGATGGAGATCATGAGCAGTAAAAGTAGATTCAGCATAAGCGGTAAGTTGTGGCTAACTATTTGATGGAAAGAAAAGGCCTTGACCAGGGCTTCCTTTCAAATATTGGAGTATTCTTTGGGCAGCCTTTAAGTGAGGTAATCTAGGCAAGGATAAGAATTGACTCGACCTATTAACAACGAAAGATATATCAGGCTGTGTAATGGTGAGATAAATCAACTTGCTTATTATGCTTCTGTAAGATGTAGGATCAGGAAGGACATCTCCTTCATCTTTGCTCAACTTGAGATTAGGCTCCATAGGTGTGGAGGAAGTTTTAGTTCCTAGATATCATGTATCACTTAAGAGCTGTAAGAGAAAGGGTCTTTGAGAAACAGAAATACCAGAGTTAGATCTGCCTATTTCATGGCCAAGGAAGAAACGAAGAGGACCAAGATCTTTTAATTTGTATTTTGAGTCAAGGTGAAGTTCAAAGTCATGAATAGCTTGGTCATTAGTAGtggtgatgactatgtcatcaacatagaccAAAATTGCTATAAAAACACCTgacatatttttaatgaaaacagAATGATGTGAATGAGATTGTTTGAAGCCATCTTCAATTAAAGTGGAGTTGAGTTTAGCATACCACTGTCGAGATGCTTGTTTTAGGCcatataggtttttttttttaatttacataCTGGATTAGAAGGAAGATCCTCCTTAGGTATATATCCTTGGGGAGTTTTCATATAAATTTCTTCTTCTAAATCACCATGTAAAAAAAAGCATTATATTAATATCCATTTTGTGTAAAGACAAATTAAAAGTGGCAGCAAGAGCTAGAAGGAGCTTTAAAGTATTGAATTTTGCGATAGGAGCAAAGGTGTCAATGTAATCAATACCTTGCTGTTGCGTGTAACCTTTTGCAACGAGTCTAGCTTTATATCTGTCTATCTCACCATTTGGTTGATGTTTTATTTTATAAACCCATTTTCTGCCAATGGTATGTTTTACATGAGGAAGAGAAACTATTTTCCAAGTATTATTAAGTTCAAGTGCAGCAAGTTCGGACATCATAGCTTGTTGCCATTGAGGTATGAGTGAAGCTTTGGCATAACTTGAAGGTTCTGTAGTGCTATGAGCAGTAAGAATGGCTGCACAAAAAGAAGGAGAAAATCTGTCATAAGAAAGATATTTATGTAAGGGATGAGCAGTAGATGGTTTACAAATAATATTTGTACAGACATAgccatttaaatgacttggtcgAGTAGTAAGACGACTAGATTTTGTGTGTACAGGTAATCCTTGTGAGGTATCATCCTGCTAAGAAGAGTTCTTTTTGGACATTTCAGGTGCAGTGCAATGTGTTGGAGGGGACCTGGGTGAAATAGATTCTAAACATGACAGCAAGGAggtatgaaaaaaattatttatagtaATATTAGTATGAGAATTATAAAGAGGAaaaatattgtaacgacccaaattcactaataaggcttaagggccttgattagtgtgccgggagggcataactggattatatgtgatttaaatgattaaaagcatgttatatgattatttggatatctgtgatgcatgactatgtgtattagtatgcatataggccatgattaggttagaagagcatattcgtaatttggcccattgaggacataactgtaaatatctgtgataaattattgagaccacattattatgtggatatatttgtagcttgtgactcgaggcgatcctagtgagcggtttagcgaaaaagtcacggcggggatttatacccggctgggggcgagcctgggggtatttatgggaatttaggaaatatatcaGAGAtaatttgatattgaggaatataattggtgattagttagatgtcgggaagtaagcggtaaatattagagacattcaaggaattagcgggaattgagtgtaatgactaaaatgcccttaggaggtttaaaagcttagttttaaatgGGGGGGAAGTTTGGTCTTTTGGTGGTTAAAATCAGAGATAAGGGTCAtgctgctttatgccttagtgggatgtGTAGAGAGTagtagaagtctgaagaaaagaaaggaaataaGGAAAAAGAAATAGAAGTCTCTCTCTCACAGTTTGGGGTTCCTTCTTCAATTCTTGGGGTCTTTTGGAActaaaattcagaggagctcTTGGCTAAGGCTCAGCACTAGGGAccttgatttggcttgaggaattggcagaggttattcatccatttgaggtaaggttttgaggttgttattcagttcttggtttttggtgttgaactggtttctaagctgagtttttgtgggaattctaggggattaagcctaaggatttgaggaggtgaaggctaaggaagtgtggaagataacctaggtcgaaCTCTTctatcaaaggtaagaaattctagctttaagttctgtgatttctgttgttctgttgagtttttgagcttcaaactcagccatggtgatttccttgttttggggtgcatgcgCTTAAGTTTCATATGGTTGGGTAATCAAAGGCTTTAAAAGGTCTCTGCAGTGGAATATTTTTTATGTGCAGGACCTTCCGcttagccttagggcgctacagcgctaggcttgggtgtctgggagcatgttggctctgtttgtagcgctatagcgccctctttatggtgctgtagcgctaccctgttcccataatgggatttttgggttatttcttagggtttttgcctgggggctcggggtttgattccaccaccccgtttggtggaattaggaattctcgagggttcggggtttgtcccgaggctaggttttggatttgaattttggcatggttctaacttgtgaccgtgactaggtgtatgctagggctcgaacaggatcgtgcttaggggttgaattgaacaaagctatcagaatctaaaggtaagaaaactgcacccggttatgtgtttgcgttgggactaagggctccctatgtctgtataatgtcatagatggtattatgccatgagacatgtgataaacggcctaagagtgccgtaatcaatatttgtgcacagggtgcggctcagccattggtagctgaggacagcttaataatcactgagctcggtttaagcgagacgaagtcagtgggataaatagagggtgtggcctaagagCGTTgacctggttatcatatgtgaattggttatttgtatgtaatgatgaacttggtatgctgagtacttgattattgtgaatatttggaatgttgagtatatgattatactgtatgagttatttGGTTGTTTTGTTAgatgattatgctttgttattgtgttttcttgctgggccttggctcacaggtgctacgtggtgcaggtaaaggcaagggcaaagtggaccagtcctgagatggagagctttggggctgaaagtacatagtcagctgatcggccgccacg
It encodes the following:
- the LOC133817220 gene encoding chalcone isomerase-like protein 1, encoding MATFQSGSSNAAAKEVAVHIESKTGIAFPVKLNDGKSLNCVGLNKKSILGLNIKVYGFALYADNEKLKSLLKLKIGKSPAKPTEEMYQLAIDGDFGMTIKIVTVFSGLKVSMVKKNFSEAVVESIMKLTGGQKNEDLANKILGSASDKIKLATGSELEISKLQGYVLETKVNGELVSRVESELLCRAYFRMYLGEDTMECDKESREMFGQSMLSLF